The following coding sequences lie in one Myxococcus xanthus genomic window:
- a CDS encoding DUF1826 domain-containing protein — protein sequence MQPALRALAPPAHAFVWTPEALAGIYREDLNLCVWRRGLDTPLAHWLSDVAATRELDVIARVRGDAPDLRRRLDGLPQGPPFEAWLTDVHFLLHLYADLFGAAELGVRLHILASDMCPRFHVDRVGVRLLCTYAGPATEWLENAHVARGALGASGDVTRPGAPVHALERFDVALLKGESWPGNQGNGAVHRSPAIASSGRRRLFLSIEAL from the coding sequence GGACGCCCGAGGCGCTCGCGGGCATCTACCGCGAGGACCTCAACCTCTGCGTGTGGCGCCGGGGCCTGGACACGCCGCTGGCGCACTGGCTCAGCGACGTGGCGGCCACCCGCGAGCTGGACGTCATCGCCCGCGTACGGGGCGACGCGCCAGATTTGCGGCGCCGGTTGGATGGGCTGCCCCAGGGGCCCCCGTTCGAGGCCTGGCTCACGGACGTGCACTTCCTGCTGCACCTCTACGCGGACCTGTTCGGCGCGGCGGAGCTGGGCGTACGCCTTCACATCCTGGCCAGCGACATGTGCCCGCGCTTCCACGTGGACCGCGTAGGCGTCCGGCTGCTCTGCACCTACGCGGGGCCGGCCACCGAATGGCTGGAGAACGCGCACGTCGCGCGCGGCGCATTGGGCGCCTCGGGTGACGTCACGCGGCCCGGCGCGCCCGTCCACGCGCTGGAGCGCTTCGACGTGGCGCTCCTCAAGGGCGAGTCCTGGCCCGGCAATCAGGGCAACGGCGCCGTGCACCGCTCCCCCGCCATCGCCAGCAGTGGCCGGCGGCGGCTCTTTCTCTCCATCGAAGCACTCTAG
- the rpmB gene encoding 50S ribosomal protein L28, producing the protein MSKVCQVTGKRPLVGNTVSHANNRHKRRSLPNLQWHRFWVPSMNRFVKLRVSTHGIRIINQRGIDRVVRELLAEGVKL; encoded by the coding sequence ATGTCGAAGGTCTGTCAGGTCACCGGGAAACGGCCGCTCGTCGGCAACACCGTCTCCCACGCCAACAACCGGCACAAGCGGCGCTCGCTGCCGAACCTCCAGTGGCACCGCTTCTGGGTGCCCAGCATGAACCGCTTCGTGAAGCTGCGGGTGAGCACGCACGGCATCCGCATCATCAACCAGCGCGGCATCGACCGCGTGGTGCGGGAGCTGCTCGCGGAGGGAGTGAAGCTCTGA
- the ptsP gene encoding phosphoenolpyruvate--protein phosphotransferase, with product MSSQATPTLRLLGIGASPGVAVGHAFILDRKRIRTPKLRLAEAEVEPERMRMKTAIDLSDRQLAELKEQITRTEGSDHALILEAHRLMLHDPMLVDEVNRLIIEDRINAEWAVRRVARKIKHLFDNIPDEYFRERRSDVDYVADRIIRNLMGQVVDEEVEVPAEAIVVAHDLSPADAALMARSGRVGGFVTDLGGQTSHTAIVARARETPAVVGAGRASEQISPGDLVAMDGIRGVVLVNPSDEQLAVFREEQRRYQESERLALATKDLPAVSTDGFQIRLNGNIEFLEEIPSLLAHGAEGIGLYRTEFMFLDRKTAPTEEEHYRAYRQVLEAMGGRPVTIRTLDLGGDKVPGKTKHEKEPNPAMGLRAIRYCLSNRELFRTQLRALLRASVHGNLRLMFPLICGVSELREARSELEACRTELGRAGVPVGKRFPVGIMVETPSAATIADRLAQEADFFSVGTNDLIQYSLAIDRQNREVAYLYRPLHLSVLRQLRGIIDAGRAANIPVSMCGEMAGDPLYTLVLLALGFDELSMTSGQIPVVKRFLRRVSRVDAMELLQNAMELTTAEEIERYVRTEMDRRFSETMEPGAPGVGNAEPADHEPSEHGASPSGRNTA from the coding sequence GTGAGCAGCCAGGCCACCCCCACTCTGAGGTTGTTGGGCATCGGCGCCTCTCCCGGCGTGGCGGTGGGGCACGCCTTCATCCTGGACCGCAAACGCATCCGCACACCCAAGCTGCGGCTGGCGGAGGCGGAGGTCGAGCCCGAGCGGATGCGGATGAAGACAGCCATTGACCTGTCCGACCGCCAGCTCGCCGAGCTGAAAGAACAGATTACGCGCACCGAGGGCAGCGACCACGCCCTCATCCTCGAGGCGCACCGGTTGATGCTCCACGACCCCATGCTCGTGGACGAGGTGAACCGGCTCATCATCGAGGACCGCATCAACGCCGAGTGGGCCGTCCGGCGCGTGGCGCGCAAAATCAAGCACCTGTTCGACAACATCCCCGACGAGTACTTCCGCGAGCGCCGCTCGGACGTGGACTACGTCGCGGACCGAATCATCCGCAACCTGATGGGGCAGGTGGTGGATGAGGAAGTGGAAGTCCCCGCGGAGGCCATCGTCGTCGCGCATGACTTGTCTCCGGCGGACGCGGCGCTGATGGCGCGCAGCGGCCGGGTGGGCGGCTTCGTGACGGACCTGGGCGGCCAGACGAGCCACACCGCCATTGTCGCCCGCGCGCGGGAGACGCCCGCGGTGGTGGGCGCCGGGCGGGCCAGCGAACAGATTTCGCCGGGCGACCTGGTGGCCATGGATGGCATCCGGGGCGTGGTGCTGGTGAACCCCTCGGACGAGCAGCTCGCCGTCTTCCGCGAGGAGCAGCGCCGCTACCAGGAGAGCGAGCGGCTGGCCCTGGCGACCAAGGACCTGCCCGCCGTCAGCACCGACGGCTTCCAGATTCGCCTCAACGGCAACATCGAATTCCTGGAGGAAATCCCCTCGCTGCTGGCGCACGGCGCGGAGGGCATTGGCCTGTACCGCACCGAGTTCATGTTCCTGGACCGGAAGACGGCGCCCACCGAGGAGGAGCACTACCGCGCCTACCGCCAGGTGTTGGAGGCCATGGGCGGGCGCCCCGTCACCATCCGCACGTTGGATTTGGGCGGCGACAAGGTGCCGGGCAAGACGAAGCACGAGAAGGAACCCAATCCGGCCATGGGCCTGCGGGCCATCCGGTACTGCCTGTCCAACCGGGAGCTGTTCCGCACGCAGTTGCGCGCCCTGTTGCGCGCCAGCGTGCACGGCAACTTGCGGCTGATGTTCCCCCTCATCTGCGGGGTGAGTGAGCTGCGTGAGGCCCGCAGCGAGCTGGAGGCCTGCCGCACGGAGCTGGGCCGCGCGGGTGTCCCCGTGGGCAAGCGCTTCCCCGTGGGCATCATGGTGGAGACGCCCAGCGCGGCCACCATCGCCGACCGGCTGGCCCAGGAGGCGGACTTCTTCTCGGTGGGGACCAACGACCTCATCCAGTACTCGCTGGCCATCGACCGCCAGAACCGTGAGGTCGCCTACCTCTACCGGCCTCTCCACCTGTCCGTGCTCCGGCAACTGCGCGGCATCATCGACGCGGGCCGGGCGGCCAACATCCCCGTGTCCATGTGTGGGGAAATGGCGGGAGATCCGCTCTACACGCTGGTGCTGCTGGCGCTGGGCTTCGACGAGCTGTCCATGACGTCGGGGCAGATTCCGGTGGTGAAGCGCTTCCTGCGCCGGGTGAGCCGCGTGGACGCCATGGAGTTGCTGCAGAACGCCATGGAGCTGACCACGGCGGAGGAAATCGAGCGCTACGTGCGCACGGAGATGGACCGCCGCTTCAGTGAGACGATGGAGCCGGGCGCGCCGGGAGTCGGCAACGCGGAGCCCGCGGACCACGAGCCCTCCGAGCATGGGGCTTCGCCCTCGGGGCGGAACACGGCCTGA
- a CDS encoding HPr family phosphocarrier protein — protein MASVVEGTYEIINALGLHARAAAQMVKVANRFKSEVTIEAQGQRANAKSIMGVLMLAAAQGTQVKLTCKGDDADACLQELAKLIGDRFGEAQ, from the coding sequence ATGGCAAGCGTGGTCGAAGGGACATACGAGATCATCAACGCGCTGGGGCTGCACGCCCGGGCCGCGGCGCAGATGGTCAAGGTGGCCAACCGGTTCAAGAGCGAGGTCACCATCGAAGCCCAGGGACAGCGGGCCAATGCCAAATCCATCATGGGCGTGCTGATGCTCGCCGCCGCCCAGGGCACCCAGGTGAAGCTCACCTGCAAGGGCGACGACGCGGATGCCTGTCTCCAGGAGCTGGCGAAGCTCATTGGTGACCGTTTCGGCGAGGCGCAGTGA
- the rpsN gene encoding 30S ribosomal protein S14: MAKKSKVARNAQRKALVAKYAKRRAALKARIRDRTLSYEERRAAQDALASLPRDSNPNRVTNRCALTGRPRGNLRRFGLSRIAFREKALRGEIPGVIKSSW, from the coding sequence ATGGCGAAGAAGAGCAAGGTCGCGCGCAATGCGCAGCGCAAGGCCCTGGTCGCGAAGTACGCGAAGCGCCGCGCGGCGCTGAAGGCGCGCATCCGCGACCGCACCCTGTCCTATGAAGAAAGGCGCGCGGCGCAGGACGCGCTGGCGTCACTGCCCCGCGACTCGAACCCCAACCGCGTGACGAACCGCTGCGCGCTGACGGGAAGGCCTCGGGGCAATCTGAGGCGCTTCGGCCTGTCTCGCATCGCGTTCCGTGAGAAGGCGCTCCGGGGAGAGATTCCCGGCGTCATCAAGTCGAGCTGGTGA